A genomic window from Rhodococcus sp. KBS0724 includes:
- the gyrA gene encoding DNA gyrase subunit A — MTDTTLPPDGPQHDRIEPVDIQQEMQSSYIDYAMSVIVGRALPDVRDGLKPVHRRVLYAMYDTGNRPDRGYVKSARPVAETMGNYHPHGDSSIYDTLVRMAQPWSLRYPLVDGQGNFGSRGNDGAAAMRYTECRLTPLAMEMLREIDHDTVDFTPNYDGKTQEPTVLPSRVPNLLINGSNGIAVGMATNIPPHNLREVAEAIYWALENYEADEESTLAAVMERVKGPDFPTHGLIVGGQGIQDAYTTGRGSVRMRGVVEVEEDAKGRTTIVITELPYQVNPDNLITSIADQVRDAKIAGISDIHDESSDRVGMRIVVTVKRDAVAKVVLNNLYKHTQLQTSFGCNMLSIVDGVPRTLRLDQMIRLYTTHQLEVIVRRTQYLLRKAEERAHILRGLVKALDALDEVIALIRASQTVDVARAGLMNLLDVDEIQADAILAMQLRRLAALERQKIVDELAEIEIEIADYKDILAKPERQRAIVRDELKEIVDKYGDDRRTRIIAADGDVNDEDLIAREDVVVTITETGYAKRTKTDLYRSQKRGGKGVQGAGLKQDDIVSHFFVTSTHDWLLFFTTKGRVYRAKAYELPEASRTARGQHVANLLAFQPDERIQSVIQIKTYEDAPYLVLATRNGLVKKSKLTDFDSNRSGGIVAINLRDEDELVGAVLCSADDDLLLVSAQGQSIRFSATDEALRPMGRATSGVQGMRFNGEDELLSLNVVREGKFLLVATSGGYAKRTSMEDYPVQGRGGKGVLTIQYDKKRGTLVGALIVDDDDELYAITSGGGVIRTAAKQVRKAGRQTKGVRLMNLGEGDTLLAIARNADEPEEIAAANTDSADNADGAKES, encoded by the coding sequence ATGACCGACACCACGTTGCCACCGGACGGACCGCAGCACGACCGCATCGAACCGGTCGACATCCAGCAGGAAATGCAGAGCAGCTACATCGACTACGCCATGAGCGTCATCGTCGGTCGCGCCCTGCCGGATGTGCGCGACGGCCTCAAGCCCGTGCACCGCCGCGTGCTGTACGCGATGTACGACACCGGCAATCGCCCCGATCGCGGATATGTGAAGTCTGCCCGTCCGGTCGCCGAGACCATGGGTAACTACCACCCCCACGGCGACTCCTCGATCTACGACACCCTGGTCCGTATGGCCCAGCCGTGGTCGCTGCGGTATCCCCTCGTCGACGGCCAGGGCAACTTCGGTTCCCGTGGCAACGACGGCGCCGCCGCCATGCGTTACACGGAGTGCCGTCTCACGCCTCTCGCTATGGAGATGCTGCGTGAAATCGACCACGACACAGTCGATTTCACGCCGAACTACGACGGTAAGACGCAGGAACCGACGGTTCTTCCCAGTCGTGTCCCGAACCTGCTGATCAACGGCTCCAACGGTATTGCCGTCGGTATGGCCACCAACATTCCGCCGCACAACCTGCGTGAAGTCGCCGAAGCCATCTACTGGGCTCTCGAGAACTACGAAGCCGACGAGGAATCCACGCTCGCTGCCGTCATGGAGCGGGTCAAGGGACCGGACTTCCCGACGCACGGTCTCATCGTGGGTGGCCAGGGAATTCAGGACGCCTACACCACCGGCCGCGGCTCCGTCCGTATGCGCGGTGTGGTCGAGGTCGAAGAAGATGCCAAGGGCCGCACCACAATTGTCATCACCGAGCTGCCGTACCAGGTCAACCCGGACAACCTGATCACCTCCATCGCGGATCAGGTTCGTGACGCCAAGATCGCCGGCATCTCCGACATTCACGACGAGTCTTCCGACCGCGTCGGCATGCGCATCGTTGTCACCGTCAAGCGTGACGCCGTTGCCAAGGTTGTGTTGAACAACCTGTACAAGCACACGCAGCTGCAGACCAGCTTCGGCTGCAACATGCTCTCCATCGTCGACGGTGTGCCGCGCACACTGCGCCTCGACCAGATGATCCGTCTGTACACGACGCATCAGCTCGAGGTCATCGTCCGTCGCACGCAGTACCTGCTCCGTAAGGCCGAAGAGCGCGCTCACATCTTGCGTGGTCTGGTCAAGGCTCTCGACGCCTTGGACGAGGTCATCGCCCTGATCCGTGCGTCGCAGACCGTCGACGTCGCTCGGGCCGGATTGATGAACCTCCTCGATGTCGACGAGATTCAGGCCGACGCGATCCTCGCGATGCAGTTGCGTCGTCTGGCCGCCCTCGAGCGTCAGAAGATCGTCGACGAATTGGCCGAGATCGAGATCGAAATCGCCGATTACAAAGACATTCTGGCCAAGCCTGAGCGTCAGCGCGCGATCGTTCGTGACGAGCTCAAGGAAATCGTCGACAAGTACGGCGACGACCGTCGTACCCGCATCATCGCCGCCGACGGAGACGTCAACGACGAAGACCTCATCGCCCGCGAGGACGTTGTCGTCACGATCACCGAGACCGGCTACGCCAAGCGCACCAAGACCGACCTGTACCGCTCGCAGAAGCGCGGCGGCAAGGGCGTTCAGGGTGCCGGCCTCAAGCAGGACGACATCGTCTCGCACTTCTTCGTCACGTCGACGCACGACTGGCTGCTGTTCTTCACCACGAAGGGCCGCGTCTACCGTGCCAAGGCTTACGAACTGCCCGAGGCCAGCCGCACCGCGCGTGGTCAGCACGTAGCCAACCTGCTGGCCTTCCAGCCGGACGAGCGCATTCAGTCCGTCATCCAGATCAAGACGTACGAAGACGCGCCCTATCTGGTCCTCGCTACTCGCAACGGTCTGGTCAAGAAGTCCAAGCTCACGGACTTCGACTCCAACCGCAGCGGTGGCATCGTCGCGATCAACCTGCGCGACGAGGACGAACTGGTCGGTGCCGTTCTCTGCTCTGCCGACGACGATCTGCTTCTCGTGTCGGCACAGGGCCAGTCGATCCGCTTCTCCGCAACCGACGAGGCATTGCGTCCCATGGGCCGCGCCACCTCCGGTGTTCAGGGCATGCGTTTCAACGGTGAGGACGAGCTGCTCTCGCTCAACGTCGTTCGTGAAGGCAAGTTCCTGCTGGTCGCGACTTCCGGTGGTTACGCCAAGCGCACAAGCATGGAGGACTACCCGGTCCAGGGCCGCGGCGGCAAGGGCGTGCTCACCATTCAGTACGACAAGAAACGTGGCACTCTGGTCGGAGCGCTCATCGTCGACGACGACGACGAGCTGTACGCGATCACCTCGGGCGGCGGCGTCATCAGGACAGCTGCCAAGCAGGTTCGTAAGGCTGGACGCCAGACCAAGGGCGTGCGTCTGATGAACCTCGGCGAAGGCGACACCTTGCTCGCAATTGCGCGCAACGCCGACGAACCCGAAGAGATCGCTGCCGCAAACACCGACAGCGCAGACAATGCCGATGGAGCTAAGGAGTCCTAG
- a CDS encoding DUF3566 domain-containing protein: protein MSTPNQPGSDQKSTSTSGSTPQKPEQSAAPAGAGGSTSPVEVSKPPAAGKPSSSAADSKAVADKSAPPAAGKSSPAAPAAPKSPDSPTASPTPPNQVPVGQARGNQAPPWQRGQQQSGPQQPVSQPPVSQPPVSQQPVSQQREPQTNITRPAAPRPDVRKGPAPAAGKPSVGPPNQRPAGPGVPSQPPARPVVTGTAAPKVMNNAVDNKTVADKTVANKTVANKTVANQQVAPPNAPAGPRAKAAAIDGPTRHISRKDLPKDMPDLSEAKHPLPQAAVGDKNHVAAVAAASNGTPLRATVQIRRIDPWSTLKITSVISVSLFFVWMVAVGLLYVVLDGMGVWDRLNNAFTDIVSDGGSDGLVTAGQVFGYSAVIGLANMVLFTALVTIGSFIYNLCSDLVGGVEVTLADRD, encoded by the coding sequence GTGAGCACTCCCAACCAGCCGGGCAGTGACCAGAAGAGCACGAGCACTTCCGGTTCGACGCCCCAAAAGCCGGAGCAGTCAGCTGCTCCGGCGGGTGCAGGGGGCTCGACGTCTCCCGTTGAGGTTTCGAAACCCCCGGCCGCTGGTAAGCCGAGCAGCTCTGCCGCCGATTCCAAGGCTGTGGCCGACAAGTCGGCGCCGCCTGCGGCTGGGAAGAGTTCACCGGCTGCTCCCGCTGCCCCGAAGTCACCTGACTCGCCGACGGCCTCACCGACACCGCCTAATCAGGTGCCGGTGGGCCAGGCACGCGGTAACCAGGCGCCGCCGTGGCAGCGTGGTCAGCAGCAGTCAGGTCCGCAACAGCCTGTATCTCAACCGCCTGTATCTCAACCGCCGGTTTCCCAGCAGCCGGTTTCTCAGCAGCGCGAGCCCCAAACTAACATCACCCGTCCGGCTGCGCCGCGACCCGATGTTCGTAAGGGACCCGCACCAGCTGCCGGGAAACCGTCGGTCGGTCCGCCGAACCAGCGACCAGCAGGTCCTGGAGTTCCGTCGCAGCCGCCGGCTCGGCCGGTGGTCACGGGAACAGCGGCACCGAAGGTCATGAACAACGCGGTCGACAACAAGACCGTCGCCGACAAGACTGTGGCAAACAAGACGGTTGCAAACAAGACTGTGGCGAACCAGCAGGTTGCGCCGCCGAATGCTCCGGCCGGTCCCCGGGCCAAGGCTGCGGCCATCGACGGTCCGACTCGTCATATCAGCCGTAAGGATCTGCCGAAGGACATGCCGGACCTCTCCGAGGCGAAGCATCCACTGCCGCAGGCAGCTGTTGGTGATAAAAATCACGTCGCTGCCGTCGCGGCGGCGTCCAATGGGACGCCGTTGCGGGCGACGGTGCAGATCCGTCGTATCGATCCGTGGTCCACGCTCAAGATCACTTCTGTGATCTCGGTTTCACTTTTCTTCGTGTGGATGGTGGCCGTCGGTCTGCTGTACGTCGTTTTGGACGGTATGGGCGTCTGGGACCGCCTGAACAACGCGTTTACGGACATCGTGTCCGATGGCGGATCCGACGGACTGGTGACGGCGGGGCAAGTCTTCGGCTATTCCGCAGTGATCGGTTTGGCGAACATGGTGTTGTTCACGGCGCTCGTCACCATCGGATCGTTCATCTACAACCTCTGCAGTGACTTGGTTGGCGGCGTCGAGGTAACTCTCGCAGATCGCGACTGA
- a CDS encoding alpha/beta-hydrolase family protein, with product MRSVWDRIRRYCGTLHPVGLAFALVFFTWSMTPSLLPRAWYLQGVASGISLAMGYAIGTLVAWVVRKCGVEPQWSERTKKIAWRTMAVVAVIAVPLFLILGARWQRIVRELVGMPRDSAANYLLVAFISLFIWFILLEASRGIRHSTNRLSQFALRFVPKEAAKVASLVVVLALAVFVVNGALYNGLIAFANWSFSGADTETPDGIEQPLIAERSGSPMSAEAWDSLGQEGRTFMGSGPTAAEITALTGREAKQPIRVYAGRESSDSIRGVANRVVDELKRTGGFDRGTLAVVTTTGRGWVNEDVASAFEYVEDGDTAIASMQYSFLPSPLAFIADRETPMVAGRALFNAVFAEWIDLPVETRPELVVFGESLGSYGGQAAFAGDQDMMTRVDGALWVGTPNFTQQWQEITNNRDSGSREILPVIDGGESIRFAADPIDLELDADWNDDRIVYWQHASDPITWWSFDLLLNKPDWLSEKPEGRDVDPGMTWIPLVTFWQVTLDMVFSADVPSGHGHNYGEDAADMWANILHPPTWTPQNTEQLRALLTNNLEPTK from the coding sequence ATGAGATCTGTGTGGGACCGCATACGCCGCTATTGTGGGACGCTTCATCCGGTTGGCCTTGCCTTTGCGCTGGTGTTCTTTACGTGGTCGATGACCCCGTCGCTGCTGCCACGCGCGTGGTACCTGCAGGGCGTTGCGTCGGGTATCTCCCTCGCTATGGGTTACGCGATCGGAACTCTGGTTGCGTGGGTGGTTCGCAAGTGTGGCGTCGAGCCGCAGTGGTCGGAGCGCACGAAGAAGATCGCGTGGCGGACGATGGCGGTGGTAGCCGTGATAGCGGTTCCCCTCTTCTTGATTCTCGGGGCGCGGTGGCAGCGGATCGTCCGTGAACTTGTCGGTATGCCGCGTGACAGTGCAGCAAACTACCTTCTGGTGGCGTTTATCTCGCTGTTCATCTGGTTCATCCTGCTCGAGGCGTCGCGGGGCATTCGCCATTCCACGAACCGTCTGTCGCAGTTCGCATTGCGGTTCGTCCCGAAGGAAGCGGCAAAGGTCGCCAGCCTTGTCGTGGTTCTCGCTCTGGCTGTCTTCGTCGTGAACGGTGCGCTGTACAACGGGTTGATCGCGTTCGCGAACTGGAGCTTCTCGGGCGCGGATACCGAAACTCCGGACGGTATCGAACAGCCGCTCATTGCCGAGCGCAGTGGTTCGCCGATGTCTGCGGAAGCCTGGGACTCGTTGGGGCAGGAAGGGCGCACCTTCATGGGTAGTGGCCCCACGGCGGCGGAGATCACGGCGCTGACGGGGCGTGAGGCGAAGCAACCGATCCGCGTCTATGCCGGGCGTGAGTCGTCGGATTCGATTCGCGGCGTGGCAAACCGGGTTGTCGACGAACTCAAGCGCACCGGTGGGTTCGACCGCGGAACTCTGGCCGTCGTCACGACGACGGGCCGTGGCTGGGTCAACGAGGATGTGGCGTCGGCGTTCGAATACGTCGAGGACGGGGACACGGCCATCGCGTCGATGCAGTACTCGTTCCTGCCAAGTCCGTTGGCTTTCATCGCCGACCGTGAGACTCCGATGGTCGCCGGCCGCGCACTGTTCAACGCTGTTTTTGCGGAGTGGATCGACTTGCCGGTCGAGACGCGTCCCGAGTTGGTCGTGTTCGGTGAGAGCCTCGGCTCGTACGGTGGACAGGCTGCGTTTGCCGGCGATCAGGACATGATGACGCGCGTCGACGGAGCGTTGTGGGTGGGCACGCCCAACTTCACGCAGCAGTGGCAGGAGATCACGAACAACCGTGACTCCGGTTCGCGCGAGATTCTTCCTGTGATCGACGGCGGTGAGTCGATCCGTTTTGCCGCTGATCCGATCGACTTGGAGCTCGACGCCGACTGGAACGACGATCGAATCGTGTACTGGCAGCATGCGAGTGACCCCATCACGTGGTGGTCGTTCGACCTCTTGCTCAACAAGCCGGACTGGTTGAGCGAAAAGCCGGAGGGCCGCGACGTGGATCCGGGGATGACCTGGATTCCTCTGGTGACGTTCTGGCAGGTCACGCTCGACATGGTGTTCTCGGCTGATGTTCCGTCGGGTCATGGGCACAACTACGGCGAAGACGCCGCGGACATGTGGGCCAACATCTTGCATCCGCCGACGTGGACGCCTCAGAACACCGAGCAGTTGCGGGCGCTCCTGACGAACAATCTGGAGCCGACAAAATAG
- a CDS encoding lipase family protein, whose translation MKNRMSWAIGLSVAALVTSAATAPFAAAEPADFYTPPTELPAGNNGDLIRSEPTPLLLSVPGSNGPWPATATKIMYRSEDANGAPVAVTGTYLEPTNPWTGQGARPLVASAVGTHGQGDQCAPSKLFNTGMEYKFPTDVMVGYESIWVNMLLLNGIAVVVTDYDGLGTPGDHTYVNRAAEAHAVLDSVRAAQQLPNAGIPDNGPVGLWGYSQGGGAAAAATELKPSYAPELDLKGTYAGAPPADLEATLAQIDGSFLTGLIGYALNGIVAQYPEVEPLLDAEINDRGRAMLAATRNQCVGETGLQFAFQKTSEFTKSGESLSAVLDRLPVAQGILAEQKIGNLTPTSPVLIQHGRADDIVPFGQGQQLARDWCRGGATVQFSVNELPSVAPGVALGHLAPYVTGTPESVGYMIDRFNNVPAPSNC comes from the coding sequence GTGAAGAACCGAATGTCGTGGGCAATCGGCTTGTCCGTTGCAGCACTGGTGACCAGTGCTGCAACGGCGCCGTTCGCAGCGGCTGAACCAGCGGATTTCTACACTCCGCCGACGGAATTGCCGGCCGGCAACAATGGGGACCTCATTCGCAGTGAGCCGACGCCCTTGCTGCTCAGCGTGCCGGGATCGAACGGCCCGTGGCCCGCTACCGCCACCAAGATCATGTACCGCAGCGAGGACGCCAATGGTGCCCCCGTTGCGGTCACCGGCACGTACCTCGAGCCGACAAACCCGTGGACCGGGCAGGGGGCGCGTCCACTGGTTGCCAGCGCAGTAGGCACTCACGGACAGGGTGATCAGTGCGCCCCGTCCAAGCTGTTCAACACCGGAATGGAATACAAGTTTCCGACCGACGTGATGGTCGGCTACGAGTCCATCTGGGTGAATATGTTGTTGCTCAACGGCATTGCGGTTGTCGTCACGGACTACGACGGGCTGGGAACGCCAGGTGACCACACGTACGTGAACCGGGCGGCCGAGGCGCACGCTGTCCTCGATTCGGTGCGCGCTGCTCAGCAATTGCCGAATGCCGGCATTCCCGACAACGGGCCCGTCGGCCTGTGGGGTTACTCGCAGGGCGGCGGCGCTGCCGCTGCGGCAACGGAACTGAAGCCGTCGTACGCCCCGGAGCTCGATCTGAAGGGCACGTACGCTGGTGCTCCTCCGGCTGATCTGGAAGCCACTCTCGCGCAGATCGACGGTAGTTTTCTCACCGGCTTGATCGGATACGCGCTTAACGGGATCGTGGCGCAGTACCCCGAAGTGGAGCCGCTGCTCGACGCGGAAATCAACGATCGCGGACGGGCGATGCTCGCGGCGACCAGAAATCAGTGCGTCGGCGAGACCGGGCTGCAATTCGCATTCCAGAAGACATCGGAGTTCACGAAATCGGGTGAATCGTTGTCAGCGGTGCTCGATCGCTTGCCAGTTGCGCAGGGAATCCTGGCAGAGCAGAAGATCGGCAACCTGACGCCGACGTCGCCGGTCTTGATTCAGCACGGCCGAGCTGACGACATCGTGCCGTTCGGGCAGGGACAGCAACTCGCACGGGACTGGTGCAGGGGCGGCGCTACCGTGCAGTTCTCGGTCAACGAGCTGCCCTCCGTCGCACCAGGTGTGGCACTGGGCCATCTGGCCCCGTATGTGACGGGTACACCGGAATCCGTCGGCTACATGATCGACCGGTTCAACAACGTTCCGGCACCGTCGAACTGCTGA
- a CDS encoding amino acid ABC transporter ATP-binding protein translates to MTTTDIAAAATVVRVENMIKSFNDVRVLDGIDFSVSTGEVVLLLGPSGSGKSTLLRTLNCLEVIDSGIVEVCGESMGYVDSNGKRRLRTEAQIAKQRHNTGMVFQNFNLFPMMTAMENVAAGPRHVQGVAKDEARAQALELLDLVGLSDKADNYPSQLSGGQQQRVAIARALAMKPSVMLFDEPTSALDPEMVKEVLDVMVRLRDEGMTMVVVTHEMAFARAAADRIVFMSDGKIVEDAAPDQFFDNPQNPRTRQFLGQIL, encoded by the coding sequence ATGACCACCACCGACATTGCCGCCGCCGCCACGGTTGTTCGCGTCGAGAACATGATCAAGTCCTTCAACGACGTACGCGTGCTCGACGGCATCGATTTCAGCGTGTCCACAGGCGAAGTCGTCCTACTACTGGGACCGTCGGGTAGCGGTAAGAGCACCCTGCTGCGCACCCTCAACTGCCTCGAGGTCATCGACTCCGGAATCGTCGAAGTGTGTGGCGAATCGATGGGTTACGTCGACAGCAACGGCAAACGCCGACTGCGAACCGAGGCGCAGATCGCGAAGCAGCGTCACAACACGGGGATGGTGTTCCAGAACTTCAACCTCTTCCCCATGATGACCGCCATGGAAAACGTCGCAGCAGGCCCACGCCACGTGCAGGGAGTCGCGAAGGACGAAGCCCGGGCGCAGGCACTCGAACTCCTCGACCTGGTCGGTTTGTCCGACAAAGCCGACAACTACCCCTCCCAACTCTCGGGCGGTCAACAACAACGCGTTGCCATCGCCCGCGCGCTGGCCATGAAGCCGAGCGTCATGCTTTTCGACGAGCCGACATCAGCGCTCGACCCTGAAATGGTCAAAGAAGTCTTGGACGTGATGGTTCGCCTTCGCGACGAGGGCATGACGATGGTGGTGGTCACCCACGAAATGGCTTTCGCCCGCGCTGCCGCGGATCGCATCGTTTTCATGAGCGACGGCAAGATCGTCGAAGACGCTGCCCCTGATCAATTCTTCGACAACCCACAAAATCCACGCACCCGGCAGTTCCTGGGACAGATCCTGTGA
- a CDS encoding amino acid ABC transporter permease, translating into MWSWDAFFSILTSKQLLEGAWVTIWLTVVSMILGLMLAVVVAAARSSRWWILRAIVGFYVWLMRGTPLLVQLVIIYTGLPQVGIKLGVIESALLGLVLNEAAYLSEIVRSGLMSVPAGQTEAARALGMSPFKVFRVVVLPQAFRVMIPPLGNSFNGLLKTTTLVSVISVQELLRRTQFLVQVNFRVLEGLCAAALYFLVLTTLWGMIQRVLEARAGRGYDRNYKRKNNSGDAKVAESAQLAEAVNR; encoded by the coding sequence ATGTGGTCCTGGGATGCATTCTTCTCGATCTTGACCAGTAAGCAACTGCTCGAGGGCGCATGGGTCACCATCTGGCTCACTGTCGTCAGCATGATTCTCGGCCTGATGCTGGCCGTCGTCGTTGCTGCGGCACGCTCGTCCCGCTGGTGGATCCTGCGCGCTATCGTCGGCTTCTACGTGTGGCTGATGCGTGGCACGCCCCTGCTGGTGCAGTTGGTCATCATCTACACCGGGCTCCCGCAAGTGGGTATCAAACTCGGCGTCATCGAGTCCGCACTACTCGGGCTTGTTCTCAACGAAGCCGCCTACCTCTCCGAAATCGTCCGCTCGGGATTGATGTCGGTGCCGGCAGGACAAACCGAGGCGGCCCGCGCACTGGGCATGTCACCGTTCAAGGTATTCCGAGTTGTCGTGCTGCCCCAGGCATTTCGCGTCATGATTCCACCGTTGGGCAACAGCTTCAACGGGCTGCTCAAGACCACAACTCTGGTATCGGTCATCTCAGTCCAAGAATTGTTGCGGCGCACGCAGTTTCTGGTTCAGGTCAACTTCCGGGTCCTCGAAGGCCTGTGCGCCGCGGCCCTGTACTTCCTTGTGCTGACCACCCTCTGGGGAATGATCCAGCGCGTCCTCGAAGCTCGGGCCGGCCGAGGCTACGACCGCAACTACAAGCGCAAGAACAATTCCGGTGATGCGAAAGTCGCCGAGTCAGCTCAGCTAGCGGAAGCAGTGAACAGATGA
- a CDS encoding ABC transporter substrate-binding protein produces MLAVAAATALAATLTACGSGSDDTAAPTDCTPTLGSSDLAEEGTLTIATNATLPPMQYVDESGKVVGMRVDLGKEIAKRLCLRADFVNIEFDAQIPGVQSGRWDMIDTGMFYTPARAETISLVPYEVQAVSVSVPAGNPESISSVDDLAGKTVAVEAPGYEFDTLNALNETFSAAGKPSMNVQTFKTNADAYQALSAGQADGAAIVSSVTSFYQKDGRFETGVDGINNSPLALGFAQGSRTAVEVARVLTDMRADGFLPALFEEYGVDGYDGDISVSTGPLQP; encoded by the coding sequence ATGCTCGCAGTCGCAGCCGCCACCGCTTTGGCAGCCACCCTCACAGCCTGTGGATCGGGGAGCGACGACACCGCCGCACCCACCGACTGCACCCCCACCCTGGGCTCGTCGGACCTCGCCGAAGAAGGCACCCTCACCATCGCCACCAATGCCACACTCCCTCCGATGCAGTACGTGGACGAGTCAGGCAAGGTCGTCGGAATGCGCGTTGACCTGGGCAAAGAGATTGCGAAGCGCCTGTGCCTTCGCGCTGACTTCGTCAACATCGAGTTCGACGCCCAGATCCCCGGCGTGCAGAGTGGCCGCTGGGACATGATCGACACCGGGATGTTCTACACACCGGCCCGGGCCGAGACCATTTCGCTCGTTCCGTACGAGGTCCAGGCGGTATCCGTCTCGGTACCGGCAGGAAACCCCGAGTCCATCTCGTCCGTCGACGATCTAGCCGGCAAGACCGTCGCCGTCGAAGCGCCGGGATACGAGTTCGACACCCTCAACGCGTTGAACGAAACATTTTCCGCCGCCGGAAAGCCGTCCATGAACGTCCAGACATTCAAGACGAATGCTGATGCCTACCAAGCACTTTCGGCAGGACAAGCGGATGGGGCGGCAATTGTCAGCTCCGTAACGTCCTTCTACCAGAAGGACGGCCGCTTCGAGACGGGCGTCGACGGCATCAACAACTCGCCCTTGGCGCTCGGATTCGCCCAGGGCAGCCGAACCGCCGTCGAGGTGGCGCGCGTCCTCACCGACATGCGGGCCGACGGCTTCCTCCCCGCTCTGTTCGAGGAATACGGCGTCGACGGTTACGACGGCGACATCTCCGTCAGCACCGGTCCGCTGCAGCCCTGA
- a CDS encoding LacI family DNA-binding transcriptional regulator, translating to MTVTLIDVANAAGVSRSTASRALSGSTLISPQTRAAVQEAARKLQYRPNRAASTLRSRRSHLIGLVMNNLLNASFHTVAEVVQKRASDKGFQVILCITDADVSRERDVLEMLAEHGVDGTIVIGSGRNATATNELLAGSAVVNLIRSVEGSKAPNVLADDIDGAMFATRHLLGLGHRNIGYIGGTDDATSGRERFEGYRRALAEYGVEVDESLVRKGSFTTYFGAEAIGSLLDHAPKMTALYAANHEAVFGVLPTLVGRGVSIPNELSLVCHEDMPWLEMWQPAITTIDNGAVQLANVAMDLLFQQIDSGNLEKEDQGRTYRIGSTLIERSSCTPHDGRH from the coding sequence ATGACAGTCACCCTGATCGATGTCGCAAACGCAGCCGGCGTTTCGCGAAGCACTGCATCACGCGCATTGAGTGGATCGACGTTGATCTCTCCGCAGACCAGAGCGGCCGTGCAGGAAGCGGCGCGCAAGCTGCAGTACCGCCCCAATCGCGCCGCGAGCACCCTACGCTCACGGCGATCACACCTCATCGGCCTCGTGATGAACAACCTGCTCAACGCGTCGTTCCACACCGTTGCGGAGGTGGTACAGAAAAGAGCGTCGGACAAGGGTTTTCAGGTCATTCTATGCATCACCGATGCCGATGTCTCACGCGAGCGTGATGTGCTGGAGATGCTGGCCGAGCATGGTGTGGACGGGACGATCGTGATCGGCAGTGGCCGTAACGCCACCGCCACCAACGAACTGCTCGCGGGAAGCGCCGTCGTCAACCTCATCAGGTCCGTGGAGGGCAGCAAAGCCCCCAACGTGCTTGCCGACGACATCGACGGCGCTATGTTCGCCACCCGGCATCTGCTCGGACTCGGCCACCGGAATATCGGCTACATCGGCGGCACCGACGACGCGACGTCCGGCCGAGAACGCTTCGAGGGATACCGTCGCGCACTGGCCGAATACGGCGTCGAGGTGGATGAATCCTTGGTCAGAAAAGGTTCTTTCACAACATATTTCGGGGCCGAGGCCATCGGTTCACTACTCGATCACGCACCGAAGATGACTGCGCTGTACGCCGCCAATCACGAAGCGGTTTTCGGTGTTCTGCCGACCCTTGTCGGCCGCGGCGTGAGCATTCCGAACGAGTTGTCTCTGGTGTGCCACGAGGACATGCCCTGGCTCGAGATGTGGCAACCGGCGATCACCACAATCGACAACGGCGCTGTTCAACTGGCCAATGTTGCGATGGATCTTCTTTTCCAGCAAATAGATTCGGGAAATCTCGAGAAAGAAGACCAAGGACGCACCTACCGGATCGGCTCCACACTGATCGAGCGAAGTTCGTGCACGCCACATGACGGACGTCACTGA